Genomic window (Arachis hypogaea cultivar Tifrunner chromosome 13, arahy.Tifrunner.gnm2.J5K5, whole genome shotgun sequence):
TATTCTGGTTTCAGTTTTTAGCAAGTTGGATGAAACTACAGCTTGTAATTAAAATCTAACAGCATGTTCTGTTTATCTGATATAGTATAGGTTCTGCCTCTGTTCATAAATTATAAGTACAGTTATGTAAAatttccttctttttctattGTAGACAACTTTTTGTCTGAACATTATGATATTTGTTACCTatgaattttaatataataacagtaTGTACTTAATTACTCTTTAATCCTTGTTAATATTTGCAGAGTGCCAATAAGGcctttttgtttgttatttttttctttatgtgaTTGATCAGGATTCCGCAGAACAAGGCCTAGTGGGAGAAattgattagaaatttgtcactcAAAATGTGGAATTTAAAACTATTATCATAAGATAATATGGGAAAGAAGCACTCTCTTTCTTGCATGAAGACATCAGCTACTGTTGAATTCCATCAGGAGAATAATGATGAAGGACCAAGATGCATGTGGGGCATGCTTCATATTCTTGATTACCATCATTGGCTTAATATCAGAAATGTGTTCCCCCTTAAAAAGCACCATTACCCTTCAAGACTTGCCACATGTAAGAAATTTCACATCATTTTATCATTTTCTCTACTTTTGCTTCAATCATTTTGCTTTGCTGCATAATCAGCATTTTTCAAACTTGAATGGAATCATTATTAGTAGTTCTAAACTTTTGGCATAATAGCTTGCTTGTTTGAAACTCTTTCAGATAAGAGAATAAACATTTTGCATAGCCATTGGGGAGACCAACAAATTGGAGATGAAGAAACAGAACCCCTCTTGGTAAGTTTCAACCTTTAAGCTTCTATTTTAAGGTATTGGCTACCAAATGTTATGTACATAGTTATTGtaactaaaatttaatatatatagcaGGCTAGGCAACATGAACAAAAGTGTAGTGCTAAAGGCAAAAGTTCTTCCAAGAGCAGAAATAAAAGATCACAAACTGAAAACTCCAAAGGCTGGATCATTAGCTTCCATGGTGAATCCAAAAATTTAGGTTCATCACATAAATTTGTGCAAAGTAAAGCACATAATACCAAAGAAGGTGTCCTTGATCAAAGTCTTATGGAAGCAAATAAGCTTCACAGAGATACTCCTGTTAATTCTAAGAGGTATTCTGATTCTTTGGAGGTACTTGGAGTGGAGAAggatttgatattaaaatatttacatgATCTTCATGTTGGTGGGGAAAATCTTCAACTTCAATTGGCTTTCAATAAAAAAGCAAGTTTGAAAAAATCAGGTTCAGTTCATCAGACATCACAGGTGAGAAGCATTATTAGTCCTACCACCTTCGAACACAAGCAAAGCGAAATTTGGCCTTTCGACAAGAAGAACAAGTTGCTTCATAGTACTCAAGCATTAAAGACCTTTGCATCCATTAAACAAAAACAAAGATTTTCTTCCTCTTCAAGCAATCCTCAAGGTTTGAATCACAAAGGGTGGAACCAATTAGTTCTTCATCGTTTCAAGGTTATTAAACAGAAGATTAAACATGCTCTTAAGGAATTCAAGAAAAGTGGCTACCAAACTTCTGTTGAAGCTATCCACCACCATAGAGCTTCATCTGAATATGGCATCACCAATACTGAGAATGGAATCTCAGATgagaataaatatttttgttttgattccAGCAGACACGAATTTTGCGGCTGCAAGCGAAGAAAATCCTCTCTTAATGGTGAGTCTATTGATAGATACACTCAGTTGTTTGAGCAAAGCTTTGGCAAAGATATCAAGTGTCATGGATCAATGTCTAAAAGCTTAAAATTTCCAAATGAGGATAAGGATAATAGCATGAGTTTGTGTCAGTGTCCTCCTAAGGCTTCTAGAAGGGATTTGTCCCTGCCTAATCTTGATTCTTTCAACTTCTTGATTCTACATGAGGCACTTTCTGTTGCAAATGATATCCATGTTCAGAGAAAACCAGTGAGACTTCCTTTAAACAAGGACATTTCACTTGATCACATTACAGAAACCGAAATGGAGGAAGCAATGGATATCAGAGGCAATGATGCGAATGCTGCTCCTTTATCTGATAAAACCATGGAGACAAACGATGGGGAACTCGAAGATGATGTATCATCGGATACACATGAGCTAGCTTTAGAAGATGGAAGTTTTCTCCAAGAACAACTACAAGTGCAAATAAGTATGGCCAAGGAGGCAATAGCAACACTTGAAGCCAGTGATGTAGAAGGTAAGATATCTGTGATTATATGCATTAGATAATTAGATTAGTGTAGTACTATTTGATTTGCATGCtttcaagaaaaaagaagatataGATACATTTCAATATATAATCCAATTTTGCTATTGCCAAATGTTAGCAGGTAGAGAACTAAATACAAGGAGCTCTAgcatgaatgaattggagattgaattaccaaataACACAAATGCAATAGCAGAAAGCAGAGGAATTAAATCAGATGATGAAGACATTGATTCCAATTTCAAATATGTGAAACATGTTCTTGAGTATCTAGGCCTCATGGGAAATGAGGAGAACATTGTTCAACTAATTAAGCCATCCTTGCTCATGGATTTCGATACATCTTGGTTCCATGAAATTGAATCCAATGGAGAAGATAGTGTCAGAtccaaccatcatcatcatcaccttcttctttcTAACATAGTAAAAGAGGTGCTGCTCCAAATATATGAGACATCATCATCAACTTACATCACAATAATGCATAAGGGGCAACAACATCTTCTTAATGAAGTATGGATTAGAGTTAACTTATACCTGAGATTGAGGCCAGAGCTAGATCAGACATTAGATGATGTTGTTGGTCGAGATTTGGCCAAAAACAATGGCTGGATGATCCTCAAGCATGAAGAGGAGTGTGTAGCGCTTGAACTAGAAGAGAATATTTTCAAAGATTTAGTAGATGAAATAATCTTcacatgaaaattttcaagagaaAGAGTGGATGCAGTACTTATTTCAAAATACCTGCTTGGTTCTTAATTTCTTGAAGTGTTATAGGATTCTGTGAGTTCATGTAAATATGTAGATGTTATGTAAGGATTTGACAATCGAGTTTTATTTATTGTGGCTTGATTTTCATGTAACTTACATGTGAGTGTATATTACTACCAGTGTACATGTTTCAATCTTAATTACTCCAAGTTTAATTCACTAACACTgccataataatattaataatttgagctaaattttattatatactatttaCTCACTCACGTATATTTATTAGGCTAATAGTTAAATTGATCCCTAAAAGATAAGTCATTTTTCAAAATTGTCCctgcataatttttttaattaaattagtctccGAACAATTTAAAATCAATGGCGTTAATCCTTCTGTCAATGGACCGTTTTGATTATTACAAGTCCCTGGTTTAAACACGACGTCGTTTAGCGTTTAGTGGagtttcatctccttctatttacaGTTTCACTCAGTCACTCTATTCTTTGACTACTCAAAGAACGAAGAAAGAAGGCGACGAAGCTCCGGTCAAACAGAAGAAGACGGTGCTATCATCGGCAATGCAATGAGTACTGCGATTGCGTTCGTTGTGCGTGAGAGGCTACCATCGCACCTTCGTGGAAGACACTGTCATCTGTGAGAGAGATAATCAATGTTTCCTTCAATGGATTTTAGGTTGGGGTTTTTTTGCTGGTGCCTGGTGGTAATGTTAGGGTTTTGattgattctctttattatttGGTTAATTTGTTACAAGTTAATTAAAATTTGTGTGCTCTGTTTTCAATTTGTTGTGCTTTGTTATtcgatattctttttttttttaatttaagtgacGATAGATTGTGATGACCAAAAAAATAATACTATCCATAATTAATTGGCTATGCTCATTAATTTTAAGGAAAAATTTAGAGAGCCAGCAACTTTTTTAAATTCTGACTAGCATGTAACTTGACCAATTTGGCTATGCTCATCAGGTATAAAGCTTTTGTATAAGGCTAGGAAAACAAATCAATTATCATAAGGGTAATACTAATTTATCAAGAAACATGATTTTAGTCGATGACAACACCTCTGCCCTTCCACATCTTCTCTCTTCGTTTCTCTTGACTGGCATGGGAGGAGAAGACCGAGCCCGAGACACCCAAGCAACGATGGCCTAGAGACCAAGCCGCCCAAGCGCAGTCGTAGTCGGTGAAGCGTCGCCGATGAAGGGGTGCCTCCGCCGTTCCTACGATCGTCGATTCTTCATCTTATCTGTGTTTATTTCGTTTGTTTTGAGTAAAGAATAATGGGGCTGAGGAAATAAGAAACGACGCCGTTTTAAGCATAGTCCACTATTACCACACAGGGCATCATTTTACTTAACGCTACACGTGAAATAACGTTAACAGAATGGGTTAAACAGTTAACGGAAGGACAAGCGCGACTTATGTTAAATCTTttgggactaatttgattaaaaaaattatttggggATGAAAATGATGATCGCGTGATCTTTTGAGGACCAATTTGATAATTAACCCCCCAAATTATTATTATACTactacaattaatatatataaatatacataaatatataataattaatttaataattaatttttattatacataaatatttttattttacaaaattaacCTCAAACTTTATTTGAGTTTAACTTTTCTATACGCACTAACTTTCAGTcacatatttaataaattaatcttgttggatttaaatttatttaatttgagaattttttttaatctatcaagaaaatataagaaacaataataaatttattggTTTTTGGTCTTGGCCCATTCCGGATGTGTATATTCAGCGTTTAGCCCACTAATCCCCATTTCTGTTTAGGGTTTGagtttcttctccaaactccCCGGTTGCCTTCGCTGCCTCTCTCTCGGTCCAGAGATTCCGTCTCCACAggttttttttattactatttcattttaattaacgAGATTGAAGTGGATGTACTATAATTGGTTGAGGTTTGTGATTTATTTGATTAATGTGAATGAAGAACACTAGGTtgagttgaattgaattgaatcatggaTAAGAACATGTTAGCTGGTTTGGAATCACTTCCAGAAGCTGATCAGCAAAGAATGGCGTCCATGATGGAACAGGTCCAAATCCGTGACAGGTACCTCCTCTTCACTCTATCTGTTAACTAATTCCATGTGTTTTGATTTGAGCTTCATGTTCCTAAATTCTAAGTTAGGGCAGCACAAATAGTTTCAGATCTTTGTGGTGCTCGTTGTTCTGAAGCCATAGCCAAGTTCTCCTTTAAACCAGTGTAACCACTTTTGAATGTTGCATCTGGACGTTAAGGGAACAACATTTTTAATTACTTAGAGtggttgaaattgaattttaatgtatAAGTTCCTTTATATTTCTAGATTATgacattatttttgtttatttatctctAAGGAGTGTAAATGATTGAACAGATGAATGGAAATTTATGTTTGTTTTCACTGTTATTTGCTTGGTGTAAGATTATTGGGGCATGATTATGATTTATATTGATTGCATTCCAGTTTGAGAAtgtataattcattggtggagaAGTGTTTCACTGATTGTGTGGATACATTCAAGCATAAATCCCTGCAAAAACAAGAGGAAACCTGTGTTAAGAGGTGTGCTGAGAAGTTTCTGAAGCATTCTATGCGCGTTGGCATGAGATATGCTGAGCTTAACCAAGGAGCTCCAACACAAGATTGATGTCTTTCATAATCTTCCCATGCCAAACTGTTTTTCTGTTTTAATCCCTTTTTTTTGGTGTGTCATTCAGTTAGTTTACTTATAATTTTAGCCCTTGAACGAACAAACAATATAGTGTAGAGAAGTGAATTTTCCTGGTTGGTTTGTGTAGCCAAGAGCTGGTGTTAAATAAATTCCGAAAGATGAGCTACCCAAGTGAGTTCTCTGCATGTAAAGGTTTCTGTGTCTTACAAAATAGCTTAGCTTTATGTGCTTGAAAATAGGCGTAAAATGGAATGAAGCAGGAACTCTAGCTACTCGTGTTTATTGTTATAGAAcgcatgcaattttttttttaggtCAGACGTCAGAGCATGCTAGTTCAAATTTAGAAGTGAAAAATCATCAATGAATTTCAACTTTTCTAATTTCTATGTTATttagagaaaattttttttctgcTGTAATTAGGGGGGTGACAAAGCGGGCCAATCCGACCTGCCCTGCCTAGGCCTGTTCCGCCAACTAagatgggttcaaaatgctagcccgtcctgctttatggcggattggcgagTCGGCGGCCCacttgattctttttttttttaaataaaatttattaaaattaacccaaaaaataattaaaaaaatcaaatacaaataaaaaatagtcaaattataatataatttttttactatattttttttaatttttaacttcaataaaattgttcaaaataatatttgtcaatagaaccatctttattttaaaaaataagtcacataatttgagtgtatatataaaattgtaaaataaaataaataaaattaataattaaaagaagaataaaaataaaaaataaaaaaaaagtttgaaaattttataattattaattttataatagtaatcactttttttatttaataaaaaaaattttgggctCGGCGGACCGACCCGTCTCACCAAAACGCGTCAATTTGGAGGTGCGGGTTTGgcggatttttttaatttgacgaGCTCCAAATTCTAACTCGATCCGCCCTTTTTAGCATTCGACCCGTTTTGCCTGTAATGTATGCTAACAAAATTTTCCAGTCGGGTCAAGCatgattcttctttttttttggggGTATTGAACATGATTCATTTTTCTTTGGGCCTGGAAATGTTATTCATATGAGGTGTTCTTTTTAGGGTCTTTGTAGATACAAGACCCTATTTTggaattttattttatgaatgaGTTGGGTCTGCTATCAGTTGTCAATGGATATGGGCTTTGGCCTTTTCAAAGAGTTAAGTTTATCAAGCTTTAGGGAAGCTAAAccctatttaaatttatatataaacgaATAATATGTTCTAACTTTTACATGTCTAAGAGAAAAATACTTGAACGCTGCATATTCTAGATTTGAAAATGTATAAGTTTGAATAATGGACTTTTTTcttgaggaaaaaaaaagaaagacattGTTCTGCTCTGTAGACTGTACATCGCTTTCACTTTTCCTAATACAAGTGGCAATGAATAAGGAATCTCACCCTTTAAACCGACAAATTTGGTTAACCCCACTTTATTTTATTAGTGCTCTTCCTTTTTTCTCCCAATGTAAAATACTTATtagtttaatttggttttggcTTAGTAGCAAGTAGCAACTAACCCTATGCCAAATAACTTGACTTTATTGAGTAATTGATTATACCAAAGCCAATCTAAAAGACACTTGACCACACACAATAATGAgaagacaaaataaataataattttctctTATTGTAGTTGTAGGACATCATCCGTACGCACTTGTTCAAATTCAGATTAAGGCTCAGCTCAAGTTAGTTGCTTCTGTTAtacattttatttaaaaactacctaataataataatattaatatgataTAAGTGTGTGAAATTAGATTTTTGTGTAGGGTTTGTTTTGGAGCCTACTATGGTAGAACACGAAGCATTAGGTGACAAAGGGCAAAGCATGATATATTGAtatcttttattttgattttttttttgaaggcGAAGCTTCCttctttattatttgatttgattgaaaaaaaaagtacGCACATTGTACGCTCTTGATTCTATCTTATTCATCTTGATTTTATCTGTCTATTCTTCGATAAAAGCATGGACCCGCTACGCCCTGTGCAATACAGCGGCAATattgtatcaattaatcttgattgGCTTTGCT
Coding sequences:
- the LOC112736635 gene encoding uncharacterized protein isoform X3, whose product is MGKKHSLSCMKTSATVEFHQENNDEGPRCMWGMLHILDYHHWLNIRNVFPLKKHHYPSRLATYKRINILHSHWGDQQIGDEETEPLLARQHEQKCSAKGKSSSKSRNKRSQTENSKGWIISFHGESKNLGSSHKFVQSKAHNTKEGVLDQSLMEANKLHRDTPVNSKRYSDSLEVLGVEKDLILKYLHDLHVGGENLQLQLAFNKKASLKKSGSVHQTSQVRSIISPTTFEHKQSEIWPFDKKNKLLHSTQALKTFASIKQKQRFSSSSSNPQGLNHKGWNQLVLHRFKVIKQKIKHALKEFKKSGYQTSVEAIHHHRASSEYGITNTENGISDENKYFCFDSSRHEFCGCKRRKSSLNGESIDRYTQLFEQSFGKDIKCHGSMSKSLKFPNEDKDNSMSLCQCPPKASRRDLSLPNLDSFNFLILHEALSVANDIHVQRKPVRLPLNKDISLDHITETEMEEAMDIRGNDANAAPLSDKTMETNDGELEDDVSSDTHELALEDGSFLQEQLQVQISMAKEAIATLEASDVEAGRELNTRSSSMNELEIELPNNTNAIAESRGIKSDDEDIDSNFKYVKHVLEYLGLMGNEENIVQLIKPSLLMDFDTSWFHEIESNGEDSVRSNHHHHHLLLSNIVKEVLLQIYETSSSTYITIMHKGQQHLLNEVWIRVNLYLRLRPELDQTLDDVVGRDLAKNNGWMILKHEEECVALELEENIFKDLVDEIIFT
- the LOC112736635 gene encoding uncharacterized protein isoform X2, with the translated sequence MGKKHSLSCMKTSATVEFHQENNDEGPRCMWGMLHILDYHHWLNIRNVFPLKKHHYPSRLATYKRINILHSHWGDQQIGDEETEPLLQARQHEQKCSAKGKSSSKSRNKRSQTENSKGWIISFHGESKNLGSSHKFVQSKAHNTKEGVLDQSLMEANKLHRDTPVNSKRYSDSLEVLGVEKDLILKYLHDLHVGGENLQLQLAFNKKASLKKSGSVHQTSQVRSIISPTTFEHKQSEIWPFDKKNKLLHSTQALKTFASIKQKQRFSSSSSNPQGLNHKGWNQLVLHRFKVIKQKIKHALKEFKKSGYQTSVEAIHHHRASSEYGITNTENGISDENKYFCFDSSRHEFCGCKRRKSSLNGESIDRYTQLFEQSFGKDIKCHGSMSKSLKFPNEDKDNSMSLCQCPPKASRRDLSLPNLDSFNFLILHEALSVANDIHVQRKPVRLPLNKDISLDHITETEMEEAMDIRGNDANAAPLSDKTMETNDGELEDDVSSDTHELALEDGSFLQEQLQVQISMAKEAIATLEASDVEGRELNTRSSSMNELEIELPNNTNAIAESRGIKSDDEDIDSNFKYVKHVLEYLGLMGNEENIVQLIKPSLLMDFDTSWFHEIESNGEDSVRSNHHHHHLLLSNIVKEVLLQIYETSSSTYITIMHKGQQHLLNEVWIRVNLYLRLRPELDQTLDDVVGRDLAKNNGWMILKHEEECVALELEENIFKDLVDEIIFT
- the LOC112736636 gene encoding mitochondrial import inner membrane translocase subunit TIM9 — translated: MDKNMLAGLESLPEADQQRMASMMEQVQIRDSLRMYNSLVEKCFTDCVDTFKHKSLQKQEETCVKRCAEKFLKHSMRVGMRYAELNQGAPTQD
- the LOC112736635 gene encoding uncharacterized protein isoform X1, with translation MGKKHSLSCMKTSATVEFHQENNDEGPRCMWGMLHILDYHHWLNIRNVFPLKKHHYPSRLATYKRINILHSHWGDQQIGDEETEPLLQARQHEQKCSAKGKSSSKSRNKRSQTENSKGWIISFHGESKNLGSSHKFVQSKAHNTKEGVLDQSLMEANKLHRDTPVNSKRYSDSLEVLGVEKDLILKYLHDLHVGGENLQLQLAFNKKASLKKSGSVHQTSQVRSIISPTTFEHKQSEIWPFDKKNKLLHSTQALKTFASIKQKQRFSSSSSNPQGLNHKGWNQLVLHRFKVIKQKIKHALKEFKKSGYQTSVEAIHHHRASSEYGITNTENGISDENKYFCFDSSRHEFCGCKRRKSSLNGESIDRYTQLFEQSFGKDIKCHGSMSKSLKFPNEDKDNSMSLCQCPPKASRRDLSLPNLDSFNFLILHEALSVANDIHVQRKPVRLPLNKDISLDHITETEMEEAMDIRGNDANAAPLSDKTMETNDGELEDDVSSDTHELALEDGSFLQEQLQVQISMAKEAIATLEASDVEAGRELNTRSSSMNELEIELPNNTNAIAESRGIKSDDEDIDSNFKYVKHVLEYLGLMGNEENIVQLIKPSLLMDFDTSWFHEIESNGEDSVRSNHHHHHLLLSNIVKEVLLQIYETSSSTYITIMHKGQQHLLNEVWIRVNLYLRLRPELDQTLDDVVGRDLAKNNGWMILKHEEECVALELEENIFKDLVDEIIFT
- the LOC112736635 gene encoding uncharacterized protein isoform X4; protein product: MGKKHSLSCMKTSATVEFHQENNDEGPRCMWGMLHILDYHHWLNIRNVFPLKKHHYPSRLATYKRINILHSHWGDQQIGDEETEPLLARQHEQKCSAKGKSSSKSRNKRSQTENSKGWIISFHGESKNLGSSHKFVQSKAHNTKEGVLDQSLMEANKLHRDTPVNSKRYSDSLEVLGVEKDLILKYLHDLHVGGENLQLQLAFNKKASLKKSGSVHQTSQVRSIISPTTFEHKQSEIWPFDKKNKLLHSTQALKTFASIKQKQRFSSSSSNPQGLNHKGWNQLVLHRFKVIKQKIKHALKEFKKSGYQTSVEAIHHHRASSEYGITNTENGISDENKYFCFDSSRHEFCGCKRRKSSLNGESIDRYTQLFEQSFGKDIKCHGSMSKSLKFPNEDKDNSMSLCQCPPKASRRDLSLPNLDSFNFLILHEALSVANDIHVQRKPVRLPLNKDISLDHITETEMEEAMDIRGNDANAAPLSDKTMETNDGELEDDVSSDTHELALEDGSFLQEQLQVQISMAKEAIATLEASDVEGRELNTRSSSMNELEIELPNNTNAIAESRGIKSDDEDIDSNFKYVKHVLEYLGLMGNEENIVQLIKPSLLMDFDTSWFHEIESNGEDSVRSNHHHHHLLLSNIVKEVLLQIYETSSSTYITIMHKGQQHLLNEVWIRVNLYLRLRPELDQTLDDVVGRDLAKNNGWMILKHEEECVALELEENIFKDLVDEIIFT